AATGTCTGAAGTGCACTCGAAATAAACCAGTTTGTCAATATTGTATTTTGCTGTAAAGCCTTTCGCTAATTTATTTTTATGTTCATAAATTCTACGTTGCAAATTGTTTGTTATGCCGGTGTACAGGACAGTATTATTTTTGTTTGTCATGATATACACATAGTACAAGAAACCCACCTCCTTGAATAGGCTATATCATTATTCAAGAACAGGGATCACCTGCCCTGCATATT
This genomic window from Bacillota bacterium contains:
- a CDS encoding GIY-YIG nuclease family protein, yielding MTNKNNTVLYTGITNNLQRRIYEHKNKLAKGFTAKYNIDKLVYFECTSDIIAAISKEKKIKGWNRQKKEKLINMLNPEWADLSYKL